The following are encoded together in the Malaya genurostris strain Urasoe2022 chromosome 3, Malgen_1.1, whole genome shotgun sequence genome:
- the LOC131435477 gene encoding small ribosomal subunit protein mS31, which yields MIRCTRLNLIRLYNSSGNVQCTVSRKFCSDSGDEKKMSNKATKKVDKKADKKSSASLNRLNDLLSMMSTNSEVQLIKPVQIAKPQSQRKEKDRQSKKKLAKQEDSVSDDDKSADLAKATRKVAISLAGDVNQTEAELLAKLLEGTKTGGDSLSDIITGMQVDKGDTKQSEVIKLTKSSTVRQSIERKATKDLYGKPRERKRPTEMVQRIGVSVKLFEEEPLNIFNDPTALKDCPDILKMWNKLQDRELRLAVTHPPANHFQKLARFTEQGKLWKFPIDNEQGLETEAKVYFTDHIFLEDHLEGWCPERGPIRHFMELVCVGLSKNYFISAQEKKEHILWFRDYFDLKKDMLNQVMLQQQTEADKKFEK from the exons ATGATTCGGTGTACACGTTTGAATCTAATCCG GTTATATAATAGTTCCGGCAATGTTCAGTGCACTGTGAGCCGTAAGTTCTGTTCTGATTCTGGAGACGAAAAGAAAATGTCAAATAAGGCTACTAAGAAAGTTGATAAGAAAGCGGATAAAAAATCTTCGGctagtttgaatcgtttgaatgacTTGCTATCTATGATGAGTACAAATAGTGAAGTGCAGCTGATAAAACCGGTTCAAATAGCAAAACCACAAAgtcaacgaaaagaaaaagatAGGCAATCGAAAAAGAAGTTAGCAAAACAAGAAGATTCCGTTTCAGATGACGACAAATCGGCAGATTTGGCGAAGGCTACGAGAAAAGTTGCCATTTCGCTTGCAGGTGATGTGAACCAAACCGAAGCTGAGCTGTTGGCTAAGTTGTTAGAGGGAACGAAAACTGGTGGCGATAGTTTGAGCGACATTATTACGGGCATGCAAGTCGACAAAGGCGATACTAAACAGAGCGAAGtaattaaactaacaaaaagcaGTACTGTTAGGCAATCCATTGAAAGAAAGGctacgaaag ACCTATATGGTAAACCTCGTGAGCGAAAACGACCAACCGAAATGGTACAGCGAATCGGAGTCAGTGTTAAATTATTTGAGGAAGAACCACTTAATATTTTTAACGATCCTACTGCACTGAAGGACTGTCCGGATATATTAAAAATGTGGAACAAGCTTCAAGACCGAGAATTACGCCTGGCTGTAACTCACCCtccagcaaatcattttcaaaagTTGGCGCGATTTACCGAACAGGGGAAATTGTGGAAGTTTCCTATTGACAACGAACAAGGATTGGAGACTGAAGCAAAAGTTTACTTTACCGACcatatttttcttgaagatcacTTAGAAGGTTGGTGTCCTGAACGAGGACCCATTAGACATTTTATGGAATTGGTGTGTGTTGGTCTTTCAAAAAATTACTTCATTTCCGCGCAAGAAAAAAAGGAACACATTTTATGGTTCCGAGATTATTTTGATCTAAAGAAGGATATGTTAAATCAAGTCATGCTACAGCAGCAAACGGAAGCAGAtaagaaatttgaaaaataa